In Vreelandella piezotolerans, one genomic interval encodes:
- the pilQ gene encoding type IV pilus secretin family protein codes for MAVTLRRITLSLLALLPTFAFGSVLTDLDVRQTDSGEVELLLQFSGGVAELRGYRLDAPPRLALDLADTQSGLPQRRINVDRAGVEKITALEGNGRTRLVVDLRQPLEYTSRVEGDQLRITLKSAGDVPTSERVALSSAAPPSVDSGLETSEGPRVTNIDFRRGEDGAGRLLVTFDREGVVTQVREGSGGVVVAELRDVDIPDALNQIYDVTDFATPITRITPRSGQRDTLLELQTNGPYAMVSSQSGRTLTVEVQPVSQASQQERERQGESFTGDRLSLNFQDIEVRAVLATLAEFTGLNLVASDSVTGRVTLNLNDVPWDQALALILQSQGLSSREQGNVIVVAPAGELADIERQEIEARNQQQTLAPLVTEFIEVKYARAEDLAQLLRGAEGFGLLTERGRVSVDQRTNTLLIQDTAVQVRDILRTLDRLDVAVRQVQIEARIVIARDTASRELGVNWGVSSTRGFLENDDGTFSRRDINPNGINRAQGGLAVDLGSTAAANTGFSFGYLSGDILLDLELRALESEGKSQTISQPRVITANQRTATIRQGEERAFQSVDAQGNPDTEFKEAELSLEVTPQITPDNRIIMDLVIKNDSFRESEFGGEPPIDTNQIETQVLVDNGQTVVLGGILTTEQLSQMAKTPLLGDLPVLGRLFRYTEESNEKVELLVFITPRLLDDGLAVR; via the coding sequence ATGGCCGTCACGCTTCGTCGAATTACGCTATCACTGTTAGCTCTGTTGCCGACTTTTGCCTTTGGGTCTGTGCTAACCGACTTGGACGTGCGCCAAACCGACAGCGGTGAGGTCGAGCTGCTCTTGCAATTCAGTGGCGGCGTGGCCGAACTGCGTGGCTATCGGTTGGACGCGCCGCCCCGCTTAGCGCTGGACCTGGCCGATACCCAAAGTGGCTTGCCCCAGCGGCGGATCAACGTCGATCGCGCAGGCGTCGAGAAGATTACTGCATTGGAAGGAAATGGCCGAACGCGTCTGGTGGTCGACCTACGCCAACCGCTCGAGTACACCTCCCGCGTGGAAGGCGATCAGCTACGAATTACCTTGAAGAGTGCTGGGGACGTCCCAACGTCCGAGCGCGTGGCCTTGAGCAGCGCAGCGCCGCCATCGGTCGATAGTGGCTTGGAAACGTCTGAAGGCCCACGCGTCACCAATATCGATTTTCGCCGAGGGGAGGATGGAGCTGGCCGTTTGCTGGTCACCTTCGACCGGGAAGGTGTGGTGACACAGGTGCGCGAAGGCAGTGGCGGCGTGGTCGTGGCTGAACTCCGCGATGTAGACATTCCCGATGCGCTCAACCAAATCTATGACGTAACCGATTTTGCCACGCCGATTACCCGTATTACGCCCCGTTCCGGGCAGCGCGATACACTGCTGGAGCTGCAAACCAACGGCCCCTACGCCATGGTCTCATCGCAAAGCGGACGCACGCTCACCGTCGAAGTGCAGCCGGTGAGCCAGGCCAGCCAGCAAGAGCGTGAGCGTCAGGGCGAGAGTTTTACCGGTGATCGCTTGAGCCTCAATTTCCAAGATATCGAAGTGCGCGCAGTGCTGGCCACGCTGGCCGAATTTACCGGCTTGAACCTGGTGGCGAGCGACAGTGTGACGGGGCGTGTGACACTCAATCTCAACGATGTGCCCTGGGACCAAGCGCTGGCACTGATTTTGCAAAGCCAGGGGCTCTCAAGCCGTGAGCAGGGGAACGTGATCGTCGTGGCACCTGCGGGTGAGTTGGCAGACATCGAACGTCAGGAAATCGAAGCGCGCAACCAGCAGCAAACACTGGCGCCGCTGGTGACCGAGTTCATCGAGGTGAAATACGCCCGTGCCGAGGACCTGGCACAGCTGCTGCGCGGAGCAGAAGGTTTCGGTCTGCTGACCGAGCGTGGTCGGGTGAGCGTCGATCAGCGTACCAACACACTACTGATTCAGGATACCGCTGTTCAGGTACGTGACATCTTGCGGACTCTCGACCGTCTCGATGTGGCGGTTCGACAGGTGCAAATCGAAGCACGTATCGTCATTGCGCGGGATACCGCCTCTCGCGAGCTGGGCGTGAACTGGGGCGTTTCCAGCACTCGCGGCTTTTTAGAAAACGATGACGGCACCTTCTCACGCCGGGATATCAACCCCAACGGTATCAATCGTGCCCAGGGGGGATTGGCGGTGGATTTGGGGTCCACGGCAGCAGCCAACACCGGCTTCAGCTTTGGCTATTTGTCGGGGGATATTCTGCTCGACCTGGAACTGCGTGCGCTCGAGAGTGAAGGGAAGAGTCAGACGATCTCACAGCCTCGCGTGATCACGGCCAATCAGCGCACGGCCACCATTCGCCAGGGCGAAGAGCGAGCATTTCAGAGTGTCGATGCGCAGGGTAACCCAGACACCGAATTTAAAGAGGCAGAGCTATCGCTGGAGGTAACGCCGCAAATCACCCCAGACAATCGCATCATCATGGATCTGGTGATCAAGAACGATAGCTTTCGAGAGAGTGAGTTTGGCGGCGAGCCGCCCATCGATACCAACCAAATCGAAACCCAAGTGCTGGTGGATAATGGTCAGACGGTGGTATTGGGCGGTATTTTGACCACGGAGCAGCTCAGCCAGATGGCGAAAACGCCGCTATTAGGCGACCTGCCCGTGCTGGGTCGACTCTTTCGCTATACCGAAGAGAGCAATGAAAAGGTAGAGTTACTGGTCTTTATTACTCCACGACTACTTGACGATGGTTTGGCGGTTCGCTGA
- the aroK gene encoding shikimate kinase AroK codes for MQDLPNLFLIGPMGAGKSTIGRLLAGELSRPFYDSDHAIQDRCGADIPWIFDVEGEPGFRQREIQMIDELTQLAEVVVATGGGAVLREENRRVLRERGTVIYLMTTVEQQLKRTAKDRNRPLLQCANREQVLNDMFAARDPLYRATSDITVRTDRRSPRAVVNEILRRVHRLIDPLDAVSAPQKKVSP; via the coding sequence ATGCAGGATTTACCCAATCTTTTTTTAATAGGCCCCATGGGGGCTGGCAAGAGCACGATAGGTCGCCTGTTGGCAGGGGAGCTATCGCGCCCATTTTACGATAGCGACCACGCCATACAGGATCGTTGTGGTGCCGATATTCCCTGGATCTTTGACGTCGAGGGCGAGCCAGGTTTTCGTCAGCGTGAAATTCAGATGATCGACGAGCTTACCCAGCTAGCGGAGGTGGTCGTTGCCACCGGTGGTGGCGCGGTACTGCGAGAAGAGAACCGTCGGGTGCTCCGCGAGCGTGGCACCGTCATCTACCTGATGACCACCGTCGAACAGCAGCTGAAGCGCACCGCGAAAGACCGCAATCGTCCACTGTTGCAGTGCGCGAACCGCGAGCAGGTGCTCAACGACATGTTCGCCGCCCGCGATCCGCTTTATCGTGCGACCTCTGACATTACCGTGCGGACGGACCGCCGCAGCCCGCGTGCGGTGGTCAATGAGATATTGCGCCGCGTACACCGCCTGATCGATCCGTTGGACGCTGTCAGCGCCCCACAGAAGAAGGTTTCTCCATGA
- a CDS encoding type 4a pilus biogenesis protein PilO, which produces MIGGRERWRDEWQRLKTLDWQSLDVKEAGEWPVLLKVLCGALAFCVALGGLSWWLVSEKRIELEAAQRQEARLLNEYRSKVSEAAFLPEVRDQLIALEEQMTTMRSMLPTSAEIPSLLDSISEAALDNDLSIETIRLRPTVRNTHYVEHPLDIQVRGGYHELAHFVADISQLARIVTQHDIALSPAEQSGESLRMSLVARTYSYIDAADGEAPVP; this is translated from the coding sequence ATGATAGGGGGGCGCGAGCGCTGGCGGGATGAGTGGCAGCGATTGAAAACGCTGGATTGGCAGTCGCTGGATGTCAAAGAAGCGGGCGAGTGGCCCGTGCTACTCAAGGTGCTGTGTGGCGCGCTAGCGTTTTGCGTAGCCTTGGGCGGACTGAGCTGGTGGTTGGTGAGCGAAAAGCGCATCGAACTGGAAGCGGCACAGCGCCAAGAGGCACGTCTTCTGAACGAGTATCGTAGCAAAGTCTCTGAAGCGGCCTTTTTGCCCGAAGTGCGTGACCAACTCATCGCGCTCGAAGAGCAGATGACCACCATGCGCTCCATGCTGCCCACCAGTGCCGAAATTCCCTCGTTATTGGATAGCATTAGCGAGGCAGCGCTGGATAATGACTTGAGTATCGAAACGATTCGCCTGCGCCCCACCGTGCGAAATACGCACTACGTGGAGCACCCGCTGGATATTCAGGTGCGCGGCGGCTATCACGAGCTGGCGCACTTCGTGGCCGACATTAGTCAGTTGGCACGTATCGTGACCCAGCACGATATCGCGCTCTCACCGGCCGAGCAGAGCGGTGAGTCGCTGCGTATGTCATTGGTCGCTCGCACCTATAGCTATATAGACGCAGCAGACGGGGAGGCGCCCGTACCATGA
- a CDS encoding pilus assembly protein PilP → MKRLLTFGVMALLAGCSDANLGQLASVLDEIRRAPAGQPPVAIPTIPDYQPIEYRYSDARSPFLAPESVRATEAEAVFASALAPDQQRKTEPLEQFPLQSLRLVGTLRMGGQQVALISAPDGSVTSVREGNYLGTDFGQVTTISPQEVRITERTLHQQLGWQEREATLTLKE, encoded by the coding sequence ATGAAGCGTTTACTCACTTTTGGCGTAATGGCGCTTCTCGCGGGTTGTAGTGACGCCAACCTTGGCCAGCTAGCGTCGGTGTTGGACGAGATTCGGCGCGCTCCAGCGGGACAGCCGCCGGTCGCCATTCCAACGATTCCCGACTACCAGCCGATAGAGTACCGCTATAGTGATGCCCGCAGTCCGTTCCTCGCTCCTGAGAGCGTGCGAGCGACCGAGGCGGAGGCCGTCTTTGCAAGCGCCCTGGCCCCCGACCAGCAGCGAAAGACCGAGCCGTTAGAGCAGTTCCCGCTGCAAAGCCTACGTTTGGTGGGCACGCTGCGGATGGGCGGGCAGCAGGTGGCACTGATCAGCGCGCCAGACGGTAGCGTCACTAGCGTGCGCGAAGGCAACTACCTAGGCACCGATTTCGGGCAGGTGACCACGATCAGTCCGCAAGAAGTGCGCATCACCGAACGTACGTTACATCAGCAGTTAGGTTGGCAAGAGCGCGAGGCAACGCTCACGCTAAAGGAGTAG
- a CDS encoding PilN domain-containing protein, whose translation MSININLLPWREARREKRTRRFYGVVVLMLIAGVALGLGVAQLYQQKLAAQQQRNAYITQHIERLNNEIADVQRYQQTAERLGEQLALFNTLQAERVSTVQLFNDIAASAVDGVVYQRLTRNGEQVSVSAMAGSERQVSDQLRQIASMPGLGVPLLSEVTSGQDGNSRLFQFEVVQSSLRESGDGEESP comes from the coding sequence ATGAGCATTAATATCAACCTGCTTCCCTGGCGGGAGGCGCGTCGGGAGAAACGCACCCGCCGTTTTTACGGGGTCGTCGTGCTGATGCTGATCGCCGGGGTTGCGCTGGGCCTGGGGGTCGCTCAGCTTTACCAGCAGAAGCTCGCCGCTCAGCAGCAGCGTAACGCCTATATCACCCAGCACATCGAGCGCCTGAATAACGAAATTGCCGATGTGCAGCGCTATCAACAAACCGCCGAGCGACTAGGCGAGCAGTTGGCGCTGTTCAACACGCTGCAGGCCGAGCGGGTGAGTACCGTGCAACTGTTCAACGATATCGCTGCAAGCGCGGTAGACGGCGTGGTGTATCAGCGGCTGACCCGTAACGGCGAGCAGGTAAGCGTATCGGCCATGGCGGGCAGCGAACGTCAGGTATCCGATCAGCTGCGTCAGATTGCCAGTATGCCTGGGCTGGGAGTGCCGCTACTGTCGGAGGTGACCAGCGGGCAAGATGGCAATAGTCGCTTGTTCCAGTTCGAAGTGGTGCAGTCGTCGCTGAGAGAGAGTGGTGACGGGGAGGAGTCGCCATGA
- the aroB gene encoding 3-dehydroquinate synthase, with translation MTEYAPQRTLTVDLGERSYPIHIGVGLLQRADSFVPYLAGSQVMIVTNETVARHYLQTLQASLPERLDVRTVVLPDGEQYKTIEQVGRIWDALLEAGFNRRCTLIALGGGVIGDMVGYAAASYQRGVAFIQVPTTLLSQVDSSVGGKTGVNHPLGKNMIGAFWQPRAVVVDIATLTSLPARELSAGLAEVVKYGFIRDAAFLAWLEQNMAALRRVEPEVVADAIAKSCQIKADIVAEDETEQGVRALLNLGHTFGHAIEAHQGYGNWLHGEAVGAGMAMAATLSHQLGWISADALERTKAVIESAGLPLVAPMGMSSDDFLTRMRLDKKNVDARLRLVLLNDLGDACVSDATPIETLRQLLDGYPRG, from the coding sequence ATGACCGAATACGCCCCCCAACGCACGCTCACCGTCGATCTGGGCGAGCGTAGTTACCCCATCCATATTGGCGTAGGGCTGCTGCAACGCGCAGACAGCTTCGTGCCTTATCTGGCGGGCAGCCAAGTGATGATCGTCACCAACGAGACGGTGGCCCGGCACTATTTGCAGACGCTGCAGGCGTCGCTGCCCGAGCGGCTCGACGTGCGTACCGTGGTGCTACCGGATGGGGAGCAGTACAAAACCATCGAACAAGTGGGGCGCATTTGGGATGCGCTGCTCGAGGCAGGCTTCAATCGCCGCTGTACCCTGATTGCCTTGGGAGGTGGTGTGATTGGCGACATGGTGGGGTACGCGGCCGCGTCCTATCAGCGCGGCGTGGCGTTCATTCAAGTGCCCACCACACTACTTTCTCAGGTGGACTCCTCGGTAGGCGGTAAAACCGGGGTCAACCATCCGCTGGGCAAGAACATGATTGGCGCATTCTGGCAGCCCAGAGCCGTGGTAGTGGATATCGCCACGCTGACCTCGCTGCCTGCGCGGGAGCTCTCTGCAGGGCTGGCGGAGGTGGTGAAGTACGGCTTCATTCGCGATGCCGCCTTCCTTGCTTGGCTGGAACAGAACATGGCGGCGCTGCGCCGCGTCGAACCCGAGGTGGTGGCAGATGCAATTGCCAAAAGCTGCCAGATCAAAGCCGATATCGTAGCGGAAGACGAAACCGAGCAGGGCGTACGTGCGCTGTTGAACCTAGGACACACCTTTGGCCATGCCATCGAGGCGCATCAAGGTTACGGCAACTGGCTGCACGGCGAAGCCGTAGGGGCCGGCATGGCGATGGCCGCCACGCTCTCCCACCAGTTGGGGTGGATCAGCGCTGATGCCTTAGAGCGCACGAAAGCGGTGATCGAAAGCGCGGGCCTTCCGCTTGTTGCGCCAATGGGCATGTCGTCGGATGACTTCTTGACACGAATGCGGCTGGATAAAAAGAACGTGGACGCGCGTCTGCGTCTGGTGCTACTGAACGACTTGGGCGATGCCTGCGTTAGCGATGCCACGCCTATCGAGACGCTGAGACAGCTACTTGATGGTTATCCGCGCGGCTAG
- the pilM gene encoding type IV pilus assembly protein PilM gives MRLLTPSKGLIGVDITSATVKLLELKRCNDNYQVESYAVRPLREGAVVERRIRDMNDVANMLSRAVEHAKPSTRKAAVAVPASAAITKTLQFPVSLSEDEIEERIIAESDRHIPFPFNEVAFDFHCLGPAPFDDEQQQVILVACRQQDVSQLTETLERAGLEPAAVDVETFAMERSLAELRRQLNVDSDPNACVGLVDIGANMNAFHVVRGGHIVYSRDTVFGGRQLTDAIRDHYSLSNEEAGFAKKRGGLPEDYHEKVLNPFLETVVQQVGRSLQLYYTAGRQHEVQHIVLAGGSSVIPGLAERIADDSGMSVTIANPFQRMRVNKRLNMEGLTNDAPAMLTAGGLAMRVGL, from the coding sequence ATGCGTTTACTAACACCCAGTAAAGGGTTGATTGGTGTCGATATTACCTCGGCGACCGTCAAGCTACTCGAACTCAAACGGTGCAACGATAATTACCAAGTCGAGAGCTACGCCGTGCGCCCGCTTCGCGAAGGTGCGGTGGTCGAACGCCGTATTCGAGATATGAACGATGTGGCCAACATGCTGAGTCGCGCCGTCGAACACGCCAAACCCTCAACGCGTAAAGCTGCCGTGGCCGTTCCGGCCAGCGCTGCCATTACCAAAACGCTTCAGTTTCCCGTCTCGCTGAGCGAAGACGAGATCGAAGAGCGCATAATCGCCGAGTCAGACCGGCATATTCCGTTTCCGTTCAATGAAGTGGCGTTCGACTTCCACTGCCTGGGCCCTGCGCCCTTCGATGACGAGCAGCAGCAGGTCATTTTGGTGGCTTGCCGCCAGCAGGATGTGTCACAGCTCACCGAAACCTTGGAGCGTGCCGGATTGGAGCCTGCGGCGGTGGACGTGGAAACCTTCGCCATGGAGCGCTCGCTGGCCGAGCTGCGTCGTCAGCTCAACGTCGACAGCGACCCCAACGCCTGCGTAGGGCTAGTGGATATTGGTGCGAACATGAATGCCTTTCACGTCGTGCGTGGAGGTCACATCGTTTATAGCCGGGACACGGTGTTTGGCGGTCGCCAGCTCACTGACGCGATTCGCGACCATTACTCTTTGAGTAACGAAGAGGCGGGCTTTGCCAAAAAGCGCGGCGGCCTGCCTGAGGATTACCACGAGAAAGTGCTCAATCCGTTCCTGGAAACCGTCGTGCAACAGGTGGGGCGCTCCCTGCAGCTCTATTATACCGCCGGGCGCCAGCACGAAGTGCAGCACATCGTACTGGCAGGCGGCTCGAGCGTCATTCCCGGCTTGGCCGAGCGCATCGCCGACGATAGCGGTATGTCGGTGACCATCGCCAATCCGTTTCAGCGTATGCGTGTCAATAAGCGCCTCAATATGGAAGGTTTGACGAACGATGCTCCAGCCATGCTCACCGCGGGCGGTTTGGCGATGAGGGTTGGACTATGA
- the gltB gene encoding glutamate synthase large subunit, whose protein sequence is MNRGLHQPGEFRDNCGFGLIAHMEGQASHDLLKTAIESLTCMTHRGGIAADGKTGDGCGLLLKMPAQFMRAAAKESLDVELGERFAVGSVFLPNDDARAAKAKETLVAELSARGLDVLGWRVVPTDSSVCGPMALDCLPRIEQLFVAPGSSDNFDVDLFMGRRYAEQALRSDEDFYVASLSTEVVSYKGLVMPEDLPAFYKDLNDPRLETAICVFHQRFSTNTAPRWPLAQPFRLLAHNGEINTIEANRGWANSRKANFVNERLPDIAKLDEIVNTTGSDSSSMDNMLEVLLTGGMELHRAVRMMVPPAWQNVETMDAELRAFYEYNSMHMEPWDGPAGVVMTDGRQAVCMLDRNGLRPARWVITKNGYITLASEIGTYGYKPEDVVAKGRVGPGQMLAVDTQTGEVLHTQDIDDRLKSAYPYKRWLKQEANYLESALTELARFQTMDTDALNVQQKMFQVTFEERDQVLRPLAESGQEAVGSMGDDTPMAVLSSRPRLLTDYFRQKFAQVTNPPIDPLREAIVMSLETCCGAELNVFKATPEHAHRLILTTPVLSPRKFTALVSQDDPAFASHMLPLGYDPEQTSLQQAITALCQEAEAQVKAGKVILVLSDAELPKGQLPIQAALAVGAVHSHLGRLALRPNANIVVETGYARDAHQMAVLFGVGATAVYPWLAYQVMADMHRTGELTGNPADARENYRKGLQKGLFKILSKMGISTLASYRGSMLFEAVGLSNEVMETCFVGMASRIQGTGFAELQLQQELLAKEAWIPRKGISQGGMLKYVHGHEYHAYNPDVVKSLQAAVQEGSYTKWKKFAQLVNERPVATIRDLLTLKPSESPVPLEEVEPIEALIPRFDSAGMSLGALSPEAHEALAQAMNEAGGRSNSGEGGEDPARYGTIRSSKIKQIASGRFGVTPAYLVNADVLQIKVAQGAKPGEGGQLPGGKVNQLIARLRYSVPGVTLISPPPHHDIYSIEDLAQLIFDLKQVNPDAQVSVKLVSEPGIGTIATGVAKAYADLITVSGYDGGTAASPLTSIKHAGSPWELGLPEVHQALRINGLRDKIRLQTDGGLKTGLDVVKAAILGAESFGFGTAPMVALGCKYLRICHLNNCATGVATQDDFLRGEHFRGTVDMVKNYFRFIAEEVRELMAMLGVRKLTDLIGRTDLLEVLEGNTASQRKLDLMPLLANDFVPADAPQFCEVSRNVPHDPGAKNQEVLAALKEAIESQSGGTFDFTITNCDRSVGALTSGAIAKRYGEEGLEAAPVTARFIGVAGQSFGVWNARGLNLFLEGDANDYVGKGMNGGSIVIVPPKVSQFESHKTAIIGNTCLYGATGGTLFAAGTAGERFAVRNSGATAVIEGAGDHCCEYMTGGLVCVLGETGVNFGAGMTGGFAYVLDEDRTFVDKYNHELVEIHRVNTEAMEAYRRHLREMIEAYVAATGSARGAAILEDFSDYARHFWLVKPKAASLGSLLDQSRRQPQ, encoded by the coding sequence ATGAATAGAGGTCTTCACCAGCCAGGCGAGTTTCGCGATAACTGCGGCTTTGGCCTTATTGCCCACATGGAAGGGCAGGCCAGCCACGACTTGCTGAAAACGGCTATCGAATCACTGACTTGCATGACCCACCGCGGTGGCATCGCGGCAGATGGTAAAACCGGCGACGGTTGTGGCCTGCTGCTAAAGATGCCCGCACAGTTCATGCGTGCTGCTGCTAAAGAGTCGCTCGATGTAGAGCTGGGCGAGCGCTTCGCGGTGGGGTCGGTATTTTTACCCAACGACGATGCGCGTGCCGCCAAAGCTAAAGAGACGCTGGTGGCTGAGTTAAGCGCACGCGGTTTGGACGTGCTGGGCTGGCGCGTAGTGCCCACGGACTCGAGTGTCTGTGGCCCCATGGCGCTGGACTGCCTGCCGCGTATCGAGCAGCTGTTCGTTGCCCCCGGCAGCAGCGACAATTTCGATGTCGATCTTTTCATGGGTCGCCGCTACGCCGAGCAGGCGCTGCGCAGCGACGAAGACTTTTACGTGGCGTCGCTCTCCACCGAAGTGGTCTCCTATAAAGGCCTGGTCATGCCGGAAGATCTGCCGGCCTTCTATAAAGACCTGAACGACCCACGCCTGGAAACCGCCATCTGCGTCTTCCACCAGCGCTTTTCGACCAACACCGCACCGCGCTGGCCGTTGGCACAGCCGTTCCGCCTGCTGGCGCACAACGGCGAGATCAACACCATCGAAGCCAACCGCGGCTGGGCGAACTCGCGTAAGGCAAACTTCGTCAACGAGCGTCTGCCGGATATCGCTAAACTAGACGAAATCGTCAACACCACCGGCTCCGACTCCTCCAGTATGGATAACATGCTGGAAGTGCTGCTGACCGGCGGTATGGAGCTACACCGCGCCGTGCGCATGATGGTGCCGCCCGCCTGGCAAAACGTCGAGACCATGGACGCCGAGCTGCGCGCGTTCTACGAGTACAACTCCATGCACATGGAGCCGTGGGACGGCCCTGCAGGCGTGGTCATGACCGACGGTCGCCAAGCGGTCTGTATGCTGGACCGTAACGGCCTGCGCCCCGCGCGCTGGGTGATTACCAAGAACGGCTACATCACCTTGGCCTCCGAAATCGGCACCTACGGCTACAAGCCGGAAGACGTGGTGGCAAAAGGCCGCGTCGGCCCCGGCCAGATGCTGGCCGTCGATACCCAAACGGGCGAAGTGCTGCACACTCAGGACATCGATGATCGCCTGAAGTCCGCATACCCCTACAAGCGCTGGCTGAAACAGGAAGCGAACTACCTGGAGTCGGCGCTGACCGAACTGGCGCGCTTCCAAACGATGGACACGGATGCGCTGAACGTGCAGCAGAAGATGTTCCAGGTAACGTTCGAAGAGCGCGACCAGGTACTGCGCCCGCTAGCGGAGAGCGGCCAGGAGGCGGTGGGCTCCATGGGCGACGATACGCCGATGGCGGTACTGTCGAGCCGCCCGCGCCTGCTCACCGACTACTTCCGGCAGAAGTTTGCCCAGGTCACCAACCCGCCGATCGACCCGCTGCGCGAAGCGATCGTGATGTCGTTGGAAACCTGCTGTGGCGCGGAGCTGAACGTCTTCAAGGCCACACCGGAACACGCCCATCGCTTGATTTTGACCACGCCGGTGCTCTCGCCGCGTAAATTCACCGCCCTGGTGAGCCAGGACGATCCGGCCTTTGCTAGCCATATGCTGCCGCTCGGGTACGATCCAGAGCAGACCAGCCTGCAGCAGGCGATTACCGCGCTGTGCCAAGAAGCCGAAGCGCAGGTAAAAGCGGGTAAAGTGATTCTGGTGCTGAGCGATGCGGAGCTGCCCAAAGGCCAGCTGCCCATTCAGGCAGCGCTGGCCGTGGGTGCGGTGCATTCCCACCTGGGCCGCCTGGCGCTACGCCCCAATGCCAACATCGTGGTCGAGACTGGCTATGCCCGCGATGCGCACCAGATGGCGGTGCTGTTCGGGGTGGGCGCGACAGCGGTCTACCCATGGCTGGCGTATCAGGTCATGGCGGATATGCACCGCACCGGGGAGCTGACTGGCAACCCGGCAGACGCCCGCGAGAATTACCGTAAAGGCCTGCAGAAGGGGCTCTTCAAGATCCTTTCGAAGATGGGCATTTCGACGCTGGCCTCCTATCGTGGCTCCATGCTGTTCGAGGCCGTCGGTCTGTCGAACGAGGTCATGGAGACCTGCTTCGTGGGCATGGCGTCGCGTATTCAAGGCACCGGCTTCGCCGAGCTCCAGCTTCAGCAAGAGCTACTAGCCAAAGAGGCGTGGATTCCCCGCAAAGGTATCTCCCAAGGCGGTATGCTCAAATACGTGCACGGCCATGAGTATCACGCCTACAACCCGGATGTGGTGAAGTCGCTACAAGCCGCCGTGCAAGAGGGCAGCTACACCAAGTGGAAGAAATTTGCGCAACTCGTGAATGAACGTCCCGTGGCCACCATTCGTGACCTGCTGACGCTCAAGCCTTCTGAGTCGCCCGTGCCGCTGGAAGAGGTCGAGCCCATCGAAGCGCTAATTCCGCGTTTCGATAGCGCCGGTATGTCGCTGGGTGCACTGTCGCCCGAAGCGCACGAAGCGCTGGCACAGGCCATGAACGAGGCGGGCGGTCGCTCCAACTCCGGTGAAGGTGGCGAAGACCCGGCCCGTTACGGCACCATTCGCAGCTCGAAGATCAAACAGATCGCCTCAGGTCGTTTCGGTGTTACGCCAGCTTACCTGGTCAATGCCGACGTGCTGCAGATCAAGGTGGCTCAGGGCGCGAAGCCCGGTGAAGGCGGCCAGCTGCCGGGCGGCAAGGTCAATCAGCTGATTGCCCGCTTGCGCTACTCGGTGCCCGGCGTCACGTTGATTTCGCCGCCGCCGCACCACGACATTTACTCCATCGAAGACTTGGCGCAGCTGATCTTTGACCTCAAGCAGGTCAACCCAGACGCGCAGGTCTCGGTGAAACTCGTCTCCGAGCCAGGGATCGGCACCATTGCCACCGGCGTCGCCAAAGCCTATGCGGACTTGATCACCGTGTCTGGCTACGACGGCGGCACCGCGGCTAGCCCGCTCACCTCCATCAAGCACGCCGGTTCTCCTTGGGAGCTGGGCCTGCCGGAGGTGCATCAGGCGCTTCGCATCAACGGCCTGCGGGACAAAATCCGCCTACAAACCGATGGTGGCCTGAAAACCGGTCTTGACGTCGTCAAAGCGGCGATTCTGGGGGCCGAGAGCTTCGGTTTTGGTACCGCGCCGATGGTGGCGCTGGGCTGTAAATACCTGCGTATTTGCCACCTGAACAATTGTGCCACCGGTGTAGCGACCCAGGACGACTTCCTGCGCGGCGAGCACTTCCGCGGCACCGTGGATATGGTGAAGAACTACTTCCGCTTTATTGCCGAAGAAGTACGCGAGCTGATGGCCATGCTGGGCGTTCGCAAGCTCACCGACCTGATTGGCCGCACGGACCTGCTGGAAGTGTTGGAAGGCAACACGGCATCACAGCGCAAGCTGGATTTAATGCCGCTGTTGGCGAACGACTTCGTGCCTGCGGATGCGCCTCAGTTCTGTGAAGTGAGCCGCAACGTGCCCCACGACCCGGGTGCCAAGAACCAGGAAGTGCTGGCGGCGCTGAAAGAAGCCATCGAGTCTCAGTCAGGTGGCACCTTCGACTTCACCATCACCAACTGCGACCGCAGCGTCGGGGCGCTCACCTCCGGTGCCATTGCCAAGCGTTACGGTGAAGAGGGGCTCGAAGCCGCACCGGTGACGGCGCGCTTTATCGGTGTGGCGGGCCAAAGCTTCGGCGTGTGGAACGCCCGTGGTCTGAACCTCTTCCTGGAAGGCGATGCCAACGACTACGTCGGTAAAGGCATGAACGGCGGCAGCATCGTCATCGTGCCGCCCAAGGTCAGCCAGTTCGAGAGCCACAAAACGGCCATTATCGGCAACACCTGCCTCTATGGGGCTACGGGTGGCACGCTGTTTGCCGCCG